A DNA window from Stutzerimonas stutzeri contains the following coding sequences:
- a CDS encoding bifunctional DedA family/phosphatase PAP2 family protein, with product MSQWLETLTQWLAANPQWLGLALVIVACMECLAVVGLIIPGTIMVFAIAVLAGSGVLTLGQTLLLGFVGGLIGDLLSYALGRRYHQGIRSLRGLRDHPEWLLRAEHYFQRYGVASLLVGRFIGPLRPMLPMTAGMLDMPFGRFLLVSLCAAAGWSMAYLLPGWSAGAAMRLPLQDGFWSEAAVVVGALLILVGATAFGSLRQLRWVSAVSAGLSVVILLGLFFGWPHLKELDEGLLAVIQGERSATFDRIMVIITRVGDFHTQLWAAVLLCVLLLASRQWRATVFAILTLLGTATANGALKATFARVRPEVLMEPLSSYSFPSGHSSAAFAFFLTLGVLAGRGQPPRLRLAWLVLASLPATAIALSRVYLGVHWTTDVTAGALLAACICAVSLTLAQWRSPLTAMPPKVWWLILPACLGLLGAFSIWALPTAMQMYRYQ from the coding sequence ATGAGCCAATGGCTCGAAACCCTCACCCAATGGCTGGCCGCCAATCCGCAGTGGCTGGGTCTGGCGCTGGTCATCGTCGCCTGCATGGAGTGCCTGGCCGTGGTCGGCCTGATCATTCCAGGCACCATCATGGTCTTCGCCATCGCGGTGCTGGCCGGCAGCGGCGTGCTGACCCTGGGGCAGACTCTGCTGCTGGGCTTTGTCGGCGGGCTCATCGGCGACCTGCTTTCCTATGCGCTCGGGCGGCGCTATCACCAGGGCATTCGCAGCCTGCGCGGCCTGCGCGACCATCCGGAGTGGCTGTTACGTGCCGAGCACTATTTTCAGCGCTACGGCGTGGCCAGCCTGCTGGTTGGCCGCTTCATCGGCCCGCTGCGACCCATGCTGCCGATGACTGCCGGCATGCTCGACATGCCGTTCGGACGCTTCCTGCTGGTCAGTCTGTGCGCTGCAGCTGGCTGGTCGATGGCCTACCTGCTGCCGGGCTGGAGCGCCGGAGCCGCCATGCGTCTGCCGCTGCAAGACGGCTTCTGGAGCGAGGCGGCCGTGGTTGTCGGCGCCCTACTGATACTTGTTGGCGCAACCGCCTTCGGCAGTCTGCGGCAGCTGCGCTGGGTGAGCGCCGTGTCGGCCGGGCTCAGCGTCGTCATCCTTCTCGGGCTATTTTTCGGCTGGCCTCATTTGAAAGAGCTCGATGAAGGTCTGCTCGCGGTAATCCAGGGCGAGCGCAGCGCAACCTTCGACCGCATCATGGTCATCATCACCCGCGTCGGTGACTTCCATACCCAGCTGTGGGCCGCCGTGCTGTTGTGCGTATTGCTCCTGGCGTCGCGCCAATGGCGTGCAACGGTATTCGCCATTCTCACGCTACTGGGAACGGCAACGGCGAACGGTGCATTGAAGGCAACCTTTGCTCGGGTCCGTCCCGAAGTGCTGATGGAGCCGCTGAGCAGCTACAGCTTCCCCAGCGGGCACAGCTCGGCGGCTTTCGCCTTCTTCCTGACCCTCGGGGTGCTCGCTGGCCGCGGCCAGCCGCCCCGCCTGCGGCTCGCCTGGTTGGTACTGGCCAGCCTGCCGGCAACGGCAATCGCGCTCTCGCGGGTCTACCTGGGAGTGCACTGGACCACGGATGTCACCGCCGGCGCATTGCTCGCCGCTTGCATCTGCGCAGTCAGCCTGACCCTGGCGCAGTGGCGCAGCCCATTGACCGCGATGCCGCCGAAGGTCTGGTGGCTGATTCTGCCGGCGTGCCTGGGCCTGCTCGGTGCATTCAGCATCTGGGCGTTACCAACGGCGATGCAGATGTACCGGTATCAGTGA
- a CDS encoding septal ring lytic transglycosylase RlpA family protein: MSALWTRLMALGVTGVLLASCSSTPAPSSTQSKPAGSSGPGDYARPHKDGAPWWDVDVSQIQDAVPMPHYGSYKANPYTVLGKTYFPISDGRRYSATGTASWYGTKFHGQPTANGEKYDLYGMSAAHKTLPLPTYVKVTNLDNGRVVTLRVNDRGPFYSDRIIDLSFAAAKKLGFAESGTARVKVEGIDPEQWWAQQGRPVPSMMAQPQMAAAKPASSIAQPIEQYTPPPQQHAAATVPLEIDAKKNASPAAAGLFLQVGAFANPDAAQLLKDKLSGVVSAPVFISSVVHNQQTLHRVRLGPIDTPDEAMQLEQSVRLANLGQPRRVAAD; encoded by the coding sequence ATGAGTGCTCTCTGGACAAGGTTGATGGCGTTGGGTGTGACAGGCGTATTGCTGGCGAGCTGTTCGTCGACGCCGGCACCCAGCAGCACGCAGAGCAAGCCGGCCGGCAGCAGCGGCCCTGGCGACTATGCCCGGCCGCACAAGGACGGCGCGCCCTGGTGGGATGTTGACGTCTCGCAGATCCAGGACGCGGTACCGATGCCGCATTACGGGTCGTACAAGGCCAACCCCTACACTGTGCTGGGCAAGACCTATTTCCCGATCAGTGATGGCCGCCGTTACTCGGCTACCGGGACGGCGTCGTGGTACGGCACCAAGTTCCACGGACAGCCCACCGCCAATGGCGAAAAGTACGACCTCTACGGCATGAGCGCTGCGCACAAGACGCTGCCGCTACCTACCTACGTCAAGGTTACCAATCTGGATAATGGGCGCGTGGTGACGTTGCGCGTCAATGATCGCGGCCCGTTCTACTCCGATCGGATCATCGATCTGTCCTTTGCTGCGGCGAAGAAGCTCGGCTTTGCAGAAAGCGGCACGGCGCGGGTCAAGGTCGAAGGCATCGACCCAGAGCAGTGGTGGGCGCAGCAGGGCCGGCCGGTGCCGAGCATGATGGCGCAGCCGCAGATGGCCGCCGCCAAACCCGCCAGCAGCATTGCCCAGCCGATCGAGCAGTACACACCACCGCCTCAGCAGCACGCTGCGGCCACTGTGCCGCTTGAAATCGACGCAAAAAAAAACGCTTCGCCCGCAGCCGCTGGCCTGTTTCTCCAGGTTGGCGCCTTCGCCAATCCGGATGCAGCTCAGTTGTTGAAGGACAAGCTGAGCGGCGTGGTGTCTGCGCCGGTGTTCATCAGCTCGGTGGTGCACAACCAGCAGACCCTGCATCGGGTGCGGCTGGGGCCCATCGATACGCCGGATGAAGCCATGCAGCTCGAGCAAAGCGTTCGCCTGGCCAATCTCGGGCAGCCGCGTCGCGTCGCCGCCGA
- the rsfS gene encoding ribosome silencing factor, translated as MQTEELVQLAITALEDLKGQDITTIDVRGKTSVTDYMIIASGSSSRHVKSLVENVLEKVKEQGVRPLGSEGLEGGEWALLDLDDVVVHVMQVPTRQFYDLERLWQGAEQSRAQHTHDSE; from the coding sequence ATGCAAACTGAAGAGTTGGTCCAGCTGGCAATTACCGCCCTGGAAGATCTGAAAGGCCAGGACATCACCACCATCGATGTTCGCGGCAAGACCAGTGTCACCGATTACATGATCATTGCCAGCGGGAGCTCCAGCCGGCACGTCAAGTCGCTCGTCGAAAACGTACTGGAGAAGGTCAAGGAGCAGGGCGTTCGTCCGCTCGGCAGCGAAGGGCTCGAGGGTGGCGAGTGGGCACTGCTGGACCTGGACGATGTGGTCGTCCATGTGATGCAGGTACCGACCCGTCAGTTCTACGACCTGGAGCGTTTGTGGCAGGGCGCCGAACAGAGCCGCGCGCAGCACACCCACGACTCGGAATAA
- the mrdA gene encoding penicillin-binding protein 2 codes for MPQPIQLKDHEKDAVLVRRRVAVGLALVLLLIGVLVARMYYLQVVQFEHHSTLSENNRVHVQPIPPNRGLIFDRQGRVIADNRPSFSLTVTRERAGDWKTVLDAVVEVLDLSEEERGLFEKRVLQGRRPFEPVPIMYELSEEQIARIAVNQFRLPGVEVAAQLVRHYPQGAHFAHSVGYVGRINEQEVKQLDPVNYSGTHHIGKTGIEKFYEDELHGQVGYEEVETNARGRVLRVLKRTDPIPGKDITLSLDLDLQEAAEEALGGRRGAIVALLPATGEVVAMVSQPSFNPNLFVTGISFKDYGELRDSIDRPLYNRVLRGLYPPGSTIKPMMAVAGLDAGVVTPTTRVFDPGFFQLPNVQHKYRNWNRSGDGWVDLDLAIARSNDTYFYDMAHKLGVDRMHDYMTRFGLGQRVSLDMHEETAGLMPSRDWKRARYRQPWYPGETVILGIGQGYMQATPLQLAQATALMATRGKWIRPHLARSVGGQAPVDSDPVPDIQLRDPRFWDYAAHGMEQVLHGARGTARKVGDSSVYRIAGKSGTAQVVAIRQGEKYDSAKLAERHRDHALFVAFAPVHDPKIAVAVMVENGESGSGVAAPVAKLVMDAWLLDEEGKLKAEFAPPVTAQGKKP; via the coding sequence ATGCCGCAACCGATTCAGCTCAAGGATCACGAGAAGGACGCCGTGCTGGTGCGCCGGCGCGTGGCCGTGGGCCTTGCCTTGGTGTTGCTGCTGATCGGTGTGCTGGTGGCGCGGATGTATTACTTGCAGGTGGTGCAGTTCGAGCATCATTCGACGCTGTCGGAAAACAACCGTGTCCATGTGCAACCGATTCCGCCCAATCGCGGGCTGATCTTCGATCGGCAGGGGCGCGTGATTGCCGACAACCGGCCGAGCTTCAGCCTGACCGTCACCCGTGAGCGCGCCGGCGACTGGAAGACGGTGCTCGACGCAGTGGTCGAGGTGCTGGATCTCAGCGAAGAAGAGCGCGGGCTGTTCGAGAAGCGCGTGCTGCAGGGGCGACGGCCGTTCGAGCCGGTGCCGATCATGTATGAGCTATCCGAAGAGCAGATCGCCCGTATTGCGGTGAACCAGTTCCGCCTGCCAGGCGTCGAGGTGGCTGCGCAGCTGGTCCGGCACTACCCGCAGGGCGCGCACTTCGCCCATTCGGTGGGCTATGTCGGGCGGATCAACGAGCAGGAGGTCAAGCAGCTCGATCCGGTCAACTACAGCGGCACGCACCACATCGGCAAGACTGGCATCGAGAAGTTCTACGAGGATGAGCTGCACGGACAGGTCGGCTACGAAGAAGTCGAGACCAATGCGCGCGGCCGCGTGCTGCGGGTGCTCAAGCGAACCGATCCGATTCCCGGCAAGGACATCACCCTGTCGCTCGATCTGGATCTGCAGGAAGCTGCCGAGGAAGCGCTGGGCGGGCGTCGCGGTGCGATCGTCGCGCTGCTGCCGGCTACCGGCGAAGTGGTGGCGATGGTCAGTCAGCCAAGCTTCAATCCCAACCTGTTCGTCACCGGTATCAGCTTCAAGGACTACGGCGAGCTGCGCGATTCCATCGACCGGCCGCTATACAACCGCGTGCTGCGTGGTCTGTATCCGCCGGGTTCGACGATCAAGCCGATGATGGCCGTTGCCGGACTCGACGCAGGCGTGGTCACGCCGACCACCCGGGTTTTCGATCCGGGCTTCTTTCAGTTGCCCAACGTGCAGCACAAGTACCGCAACTGGAACCGCAGCGGCGACGGCTGGGTGGATCTGGATCTGGCCATTGCGCGCTCCAACGACACCTACTTCTATGACATGGCCCACAAGCTGGGCGTTGATCGCATGCATGACTACATGACCCGCTTCGGCCTGGGTCAGCGCGTCTCGCTCGACATGCACGAGGAAACCGCCGGGCTAATGCCGTCTCGCGACTGGAAGCGGGCGCGTTACCGTCAGCCCTGGTATCCCGGCGAAACCGTCATCCTCGGCATCGGGCAGGGCTACATGCAGGCCACACCGCTACAGCTGGCTCAGGCCACTGCGCTGATGGCGACTCGCGGCAAGTGGATTCGCCCGCATCTGGCGCGCAGCGTTGGCGGCCAGGCGCCAGTCGATTCCGATCCGGTGCCGGATATCCAGCTGCGTGATCCGCGCTTCTGGGACTACGCGGCGCACGGCATGGAGCAGGTGTTGCACGGTGCTCGCGGCACGGCACGCAAGGTCGGTGACAGCTCCGTCTACCGGATCGCCGGCAAGAGCGGTACCGCCCAGGTCGTCGCGATCCGCCAGGGCGAGAAGTACGACAGCGCCAAGCTCGCCGAGCGCCATCGCGACCACGCACTGTTCGTCGCCTTCGCACCGGTCCATGACCCGAAGATCGCCGTCGCGGTGATGGTCGAGAACGGCGAATCCGGGTCAGGCGTCGCGGCGCCCGTGGCCAAGCTGGTGATGGACGCCTGGCTGCTGGATGAGGAGGGCAAGCTCAAGGCGGAATTCGCCCCACCCGTGACCGCCCAAGGGAAGAAACCATGA
- a CDS encoding glutamate-5-semialdehyde dehydrogenase encodes MTESVLDYMTRLGRAAREASRVLARASTAQKNRALQAAAAALDAARDELVAANELDLAGGRANGLDAAMLDRLALTPKVIDGMIEGLRQVATLPDPIGAIRDMRYMPSGIQVGKMRVPLGVVGIIYESRPNVTIDAASLCLKSGNATILRGGSEAIHSNQAIARCIQLGLAEAGLPAAAVQVVETTDRAAVGALISMPEFVDVIVPRGGKGLIERISRDARVPVIKHLDGICHVYVDVAADVDKAIRIADNSKTQRFAPCNTMETLLVHPDIAEQVLPPLAAIYREKSVELRGCERTRALLGSGVLEASEEDWATEYNAPILSIRIVDSLDAAIEHINRYGSQHTDAIVTENFSDARRFLTEVDSASVMINASTRFADGFEYGLGAEIGISTDKLHARGPVGLEGLTSEKYVVFGDGHVRT; translated from the coding sequence ATGACCGAGTCCGTACTCGATTACATGACCCGCCTGGGCCGCGCCGCGCGCGAGGCCTCGCGAGTGCTTGCGCGCGCCAGTACGGCGCAGAAGAACCGCGCCCTGCAGGCTGCCGCCGCCGCGCTCGACGCCGCCCGCGACGAGCTGGTGGCTGCCAATGAGCTGGACCTGGCCGGTGGCCGTGCCAATGGTCTGGACGCCGCGATGCTCGACCGCCTGGCACTGACGCCCAAGGTAATCGACGGCATGATCGAAGGGCTGCGCCAGGTCGCCACGTTGCCAGACCCGATCGGTGCGATCCGCGACATGCGCTATATGCCGTCCGGCATCCAGGTCGGCAAGATGCGCGTGCCCCTGGGCGTGGTCGGAATCATCTACGAGTCGCGGCCCAACGTAACCATCGACGCCGCCAGCCTGTGCCTGAAGTCGGGCAACGCAACTATTCTGCGTGGCGGCTCCGAAGCGATTCATTCCAACCAGGCGATTGCCCGTTGCATTCAGCTCGGCCTGGCCGAGGCCGGATTGCCGGCAGCCGCCGTGCAGGTCGTGGAAACCACTGACCGGGCCGCGGTCGGCGCGTTGATCAGCATGCCGGAGTTTGTCGATGTGATCGTGCCGCGCGGCGGCAAGGGCTTGATCGAACGCATCAGCCGCGACGCACGGGTGCCGGTGATCAAGCATCTTGACGGCATCTGTCATGTCTACGTTGACGTCGCAGCAGACGTCGACAAGGCCATTCGCATCGCCGACAACTCCAAGACCCAGCGCTTTGCACCATGCAATACCATGGAGACGCTGCTGGTTCATCCGGATATCGCCGAGCAGGTCCTGCCGCCGCTGGCCGCGATCTACCGTGAAAAGAGCGTGGAGCTGCGCGGCTGCGAGCGGACTCGAGCGCTGCTTGGCAGCGGCGTGCTCGAGGCCAGCGAAGAAGACTGGGCGACCGAGTACAACGCACCGATCCTGTCGATCCGCATCGTTGATTCACTGGATGCGGCCATCGAACACATCAATCGATACGGCTCGCAGCATACCGATGCGATCGTCACCGAGAACTTCAGCGATGCCCGACGCTTCCTCACCGAGGTGGATTCGGCGTCGGTGATGATTAACGCCTCGACGCGTTTCGCCGATGGCTTCGAGTATGGCCTGGGTGCTGAGATCGGTATTTCCACCGACAAGCTTCACGCCCGTGGCCCGGTTGGCCTGGAGGGGCTGACCAGCGAGAAGTACGTCGTCTTCGGCGACGGCCACGTCCGTACCTGA
- the rodA gene encoding rod shape-determining protein RodA, translating into MSGNFDRTLSSEDVLRRRASLLQRLHIDGLLLVLLLMLAAGSLFILYSASGKNWDLVIKQATSFGLGLGAMLVIAQFEPRFMARWVPLAYLGVVGLLVAVEVVGHTAMGATRWINIPGVVRFQPSEFMKIIMPMTIAWYLSSRSLPPGIKHTAISLAMILAPFVLILKQPDLGTALLILASGAFVLFIGGLRWRWIISAVAAVVPIAVAMWYFVLRDYQKQRVLTFLDPESDPLGTGWNIIQSKAAIGSGGVFGKGWLAGTQSHLDFLPESHTDFIIAVLAEEFGLVGVCLLLLVYILLITRGLVITVQAQTLFGKLLAGALTMTFFVYVFVNIGMVSGLLPVVGVPLPFISYGGTSLVTLLSGFGVLMSIHTHRKWIAQV; encoded by the coding sequence ATGAGCGGCAATTTCGACCGTACGCTGTCGAGCGAGGACGTGCTGCGCCGCCGCGCGAGTCTGTTGCAGCGCCTGCATATCGATGGGCTGTTGCTCGTGCTGTTACTGATGCTGGCGGCCGGTAGCCTGTTCATCCTCTATTCGGCCAGCGGCAAGAACTGGGATCTGGTCATCAAGCAGGCGACCTCGTTCGGCCTCGGCCTTGGCGCCATGCTGGTCATCGCCCAGTTCGAGCCGCGCTTCATGGCGCGCTGGGTGCCGCTCGCTTACCTGGGCGTCGTGGGCTTGCTGGTGGCGGTAGAGGTCGTCGGCCACACGGCGATGGGGGCCACACGTTGGATCAATATTCCTGGCGTGGTCCGTTTTCAGCCGTCCGAATTCATGAAGATCATCATGCCGATGACCATCGCCTGGTATCTGTCCTCGCGCAGTCTGCCGCCGGGCATCAAGCACACCGCGATCAGCCTGGCGATGATCCTTGCTCCCTTCGTGCTCATTCTCAAGCAACCTGACCTCGGTACCGCGCTGTTGATTCTCGCCTCTGGTGCGTTCGTGCTGTTCATCGGCGGTCTGCGCTGGCGCTGGATCATCAGTGCTGTGGCCGCCGTGGTCCCGATCGCCGTGGCGATGTGGTACTTCGTGTTGCGCGATTACCAAAAGCAGCGCGTGCTGACCTTCCTCGATCCCGAAAGCGATCCGCTGGGCACGGGCTGGAACATCATCCAGTCGAAGGCGGCGATCGGCTCGGGTGGCGTTTTCGGTAAGGGCTGGCTGGCTGGAACCCAATCGCATCTGGATTTTTTGCCGGAAAGCCATACTGACTTTATCATCGCCGTGCTCGCCGAGGAGTTCGGCCTGGTTGGCGTCTGTCTGCTCCTGTTGGTGTATATCCTGCTGATTACCCGAGGGTTGGTCATCACGGTGCAGGCGCAGACATTGTTTGGAAAACTGCTGGCCGGTGCGTTGACGATGACCTTCTTTGTTTACGTTTTCGTCAATATCGGTATGGTCAGTGGGCTGTTGCCGGTGGTGGGGGTGCCTTTGCCCTTCATTAGTTACGGCGGAACTTCATTGGTGACCCTGCTGTCAGGGTTCGGGGTTTTAATGTCGATTCACACCCATCGCAAGTGGATCGCACAGGTTTGA
- the mltB gene encoding lytic murein transglycosylase B, with protein MLGGVGLAGAVLGSLPLQAADYTGPNVDEFIVEMTRDYGFAGEQLRDLFKQAERKQAILDAISRPAERVKPWKEYRPIFLTDSRIAQGVDFWRENEASLTRAETEYGVPAEIIVAIIGVETFYGRNTGSHRVIDALSTLGFDYPPRQPFFRQQLKEFLLLTREEQVDPLTLKGSYAGAMGLPQFMPSSFRAYAVDFDGDGRIDIWNNPTDAIGSAASYFKQHGWTAGDRVVARAKVSGKRFEEGLTVGLESQKNAGEMRALGWKFDKSVADDTAVTAFRLEGAEGDEYWLGLPNFYVITRYNRSVMYAMAVHQLSQLLAEARGEQ; from the coding sequence ATGCTGGGGGGCGTGGGCTTGGCCGGCGCTGTGCTGGGAAGTCTGCCGCTGCAGGCCGCGGACTACACCGGCCCCAACGTGGACGAGTTCATCGTGGAAATGACCCGCGACTACGGTTTCGCCGGAGAGCAGCTGCGCGACCTGTTCAAGCAGGCCGAACGCAAGCAGGCGATTCTCGATGCCATTTCGCGGCCGGCCGAGCGGGTCAAGCCGTGGAAGGAGTACCGGCCGATCTTCCTCACCGATTCGCGCATCGCTCAGGGCGTCGATTTCTGGCGCGAGAACGAAGCCTCGCTGACTCGCGCAGAAACCGAATACGGCGTGCCGGCTGAGATCATCGTGGCGATCATCGGCGTCGAAACCTTTTATGGCCGCAACACCGGTAGTCATCGAGTGATCGATGCGCTGTCGACGCTGGGCTTCGACTACCCGCCGCGGCAGCCTTTCTTCCGCCAGCAGCTCAAGGAGTTCCTGCTGCTGACCCGCGAGGAACAGGTCGATCCGTTGACCCTCAAGGGCTCCTATGCAGGTGCCATGGGCTTGCCGCAGTTCATGCCGAGCAGCTTCCGCGCCTATGCCGTGGACTTCGATGGCGATGGCCGCATCGATATCTGGAACAACCCCACCGACGCGATCGGCAGTGCGGCCAGCTATTTCAAACAGCACGGCTGGACCGCTGGTGATCGCGTCGTGGCTCGCGCGAAGGTATCCGGCAAGCGTTTCGAGGAGGGCCTGACCGTCGGCCTCGAGTCGCAGAAGAACGCCGGCGAGATGCGCGCCCTGGGCTGGAAGTTCGACAAGTCCGTGGCTGATGACACGGCGGTGACGGCTTTCCGTCTGGAAGGCGCAGAGGGCGACGAATACTGGCTGGGCCTGCCGAACTTCTATGTCATTACCCGCTATAACCGCAGCGTCATGTACGCCATGGCCGTGCATCAGCTGTCGCAGCTGCTGGCCGAAGCGCGAGGCGAACAATGA
- the rlmH gene encoding 23S rRNA (pseudouridine(1915)-N(3))-methyltransferase RlmH: MRIKLIAVGSKMPRWVEDGWQEYSKRLPSELPLELHEIALNTRGKNADVARLIRQEGEAMLGKVQPGERIVTLEVHGKPWSTEQLAAEIERWRLDARNVNLMVGGPEGLAPEVCARSEQRWSLSPLTLPHPLVRILIGEQIYRAWTLLSGHPYHK, translated from the coding sequence GTGCGTATCAAGCTGATCGCGGTCGGCTCGAAGATGCCGCGTTGGGTCGAGGACGGTTGGCAGGAATATTCCAAGCGTCTGCCGTCCGAGCTGCCGCTGGAACTGCACGAGATTGCGCTCAACACCCGCGGTAAGAATGCGGATGTGGCGCGGTTGATTCGCCAGGAAGGCGAGGCCATGCTGGGCAAGGTCCAGCCGGGCGAGCGCATCGTCACGCTCGAGGTGCATGGCAAACCGTGGAGCACCGAGCAGCTGGCTGCTGAAATCGAGCGCTGGCGGCTCGACGCACGCAACGTCAATCTCATGGTTGGCGGCCCGGAAGGGCTGGCGCCGGAGGTTTGCGCGCGCAGCGAGCAGCGCTGGTCGCTGTCACCGCTAACCCTGCCGCACCCGCTGGTGCGAATTCTGATCGGCGAACAGATCTACCGCGCCTGGACGTTGCTGTCCGGTCATCCTTATCACAAGTAG
- the nadD gene encoding nicotinate-nucleotide adenylyltransferase codes for MSQGSGARRIGILGGTFDPVHIGHLRGALEVAEMFALDELRLIPNARPPHRDTPNCSAQDRLAMVRLAVQDLPPLCVDARELEREKPSYTIDTLISLRAELDEEDQLLLVVGWDAFCGLPTWHRWEELLDYCHILVLQRPDAGSEAPQALRDLLAARSVPDPQVLCGGSGQIAFVWQTPLEVSATQIRQLLASGKSVRFLVPDAVLAYINAHGLYRASN; via the coding sequence ATGAGCCAAGGCAGCGGCGCCCGGCGCATTGGTATTCTCGGCGGCACCTTCGATCCGGTACATATCGGCCACCTGCGCGGCGCGCTGGAAGTGGCTGAGATGTTCGCTCTCGACGAGCTGCGGCTGATACCCAATGCACGGCCGCCGCATCGTGACACCCCTAATTGCTCGGCGCAGGATCGCCTGGCGATGGTCCGTCTGGCGGTGCAGGATCTGCCGCCGCTGTGCGTGGACGCACGCGAGCTGGAGCGGGAGAAGCCGTCCTACACCATCGATACGCTGATCTCGCTGCGCGCCGAACTGGACGAGGAAGACCAACTGTTGCTGGTAGTGGGTTGGGATGCCTTCTGCGGGCTGCCCACCTGGCATCGCTGGGAGGAGCTGCTCGATTATTGCCATATCCTCGTACTGCAGCGGCCGGACGCCGGCAGCGAGGCGCCGCAAGCGCTACGTGATCTGCTGGCTGCGCGCAGCGTGCCAGACCCTCAGGTGCTTTGTGGGGGGAGTGGGCAGATTGCTTTCGTCTGGCAGACACCACTGGAGGTGTCCGCCACGCAGATTCGCCAATTGCTGGCCAGTGGCAAGTCGGTCCGATTCCTGGTTCCCGATGCCGTACTGGCTTATATCAACGCGCACGGACTGTACCGGGCGTCGAACTGA